Sequence from the Bacillus thuringiensis genome:
TATATCCCAAGCGTTTTAAATAGCCGAAAGGTGGAATGGGTAACAGGTGTTCATCATGAGGCTTTGAAAGAATTTGGGGATATTATGGACTGGGACGAAATTTTCATGGAAGGATATTGTGTTTTAAATCCTGAAGCGAAAGTAGCCCAGCTTACAGATGCGAAATGTGATGCAACAGAGGATGATGTGATTGCATACGCACGTTTAGCAGACAAGCTATTACGTTTACCGATATTTTACTTAGAATATAGCGGTACGTATGGCGACATTGAACTTGTTAAAAATGTAAAGGCAGAATTAAAACAAGCGAAGTTGTATTATGGCGGCGGTATTTCTAATGCAGAGCAAGCGAAAGAAATGGCGCAGTATGCTGATACAGTAGTTGTTGGAAATATTATTTATGATGATATAAAATCCGCGTTAAAAACAGTTAAAGCAGTAAAAGGAGAGTAGGTGC
This genomic interval carries:
- a CDS encoding heptaprenylglyceryl phosphate synthase, with protein sequence MYDISGWKHVFKLDPNKELSDEYLEMICESGTDAVIVGGSDGVTIDNVLHMLVSIRRYAVPCVLEVSDVEAITPGFDFYYIPSVLNSRKVEWVTGVHHEALKEFGDIMDWDEIFMEGYCVLNPEAKVAQLTDAKCDATEDDVIAYARLADKLLRLPIFYLEYSGTYGDIELVKNVKAELKQAKLYYGGGISNAEQAKEMAQYADTVVVGNIIYDDIKSALKTVKAVKGE